The genomic window TGGGTGGGAACCTGGTGGGTGCAGGGTAATGTAGACAAAGAAAAGGTCGTCCACTTTGTTACTGACATGGTGAGTGTTGGTTAACCAGTGTGGGGTCGGGTGGTGTTGATGTTTCGAGGGGCCTGGGTGTACACTGAAGGACAACATGTAGTGGGGGGCAGGCGATCTGTTAAATGGAACACTGGCCTGTACTGGAtttgagtcaaagtcaagtttgttgtcatatgcacaagttcacCAACATAATCGTAGACAATCCCTCCCCTCAACACctcccaccatggacattctctcttctcccccctcccgtcgggcagaagatacaaaagcctgaaagctcgtaccaccaggcttaaggacagcttctatcctgctgttataagaccattgaacggtcccctagtacgataagatggactcttgacctcacaatctacctggtcgtggcccttgcaccttattgtctgcctgcactgcactttctctgtagctgggacactttactctgcattctgttattgcttttaccctgtactacctcagtgtacttgttttgaaacgatctgtatggatggcatacaaaagaaagtttttccattgtatcttggtacctgtgacaataataaaccaatacacttatgtacaggtgcaatgaaacacttccctgcagcagcatcaccggcacagagcatcagagacacaacattcacaggaaaaacattaattatgcacaacttttacaagaaagaataccattgaaacaaaagcaaagtccattgcagtgcagagcggtcccagtgttgctgtgctgaggcagtgatcagggttgtgccggtcggttcaagagccgaatggttgaagggaagtcattgtccctgaacctggtggtgtggggaccagacttctgtacctcctgcccgacgggagctctgagaagacggcacggcccaggtggtggggggtCCATTAGGAACTTCTGCAATTGTAGAGGACTGCAGTGAGACCGCACCTAGAGAGCTGAGGACAGTAACCAGTCTCCCCACCTACAAGGAGATGTTTGATACAGAGGGAGGGCGGTGAAGATTCTGCAGAGGGACAGCTGGTATGTACTATTAGCAGAATACACTCAGCATCTTCTCCCTGGGACCTTGTGCTCCAGAGGCCCAGGGCAGCTGAGGGGGTCGGggtggagagagagcgggggtggggggggggagagcgagagagagagcgagatgagagagagacgagagagagagaagagagagagagagagagagagagatatggggACCCGGGGCTGCTGAAGGAGGAACtggaatcggaattggtttattatcgtcacttgtcttgcataccgtacatacagatcatttcattacacagtgcattgaagtagtacagggtaaaataacagcatgcagagtaaagtgttacagccacagagaaagtgcagtgcaggcagacactaaggtgcaagggccatgaccaggtagattgtgaggtcaagagtccatctcatcgtactaggggacagttcaatagacataacagtggggtagaagctgtccttgagcctggtggtacgtgctttcaggcttttgtatcttctgcccgacgggagaagaaagaatgtccggggtgggtggtgtctttgattatgtcagctgctttaccgaagcagcgagaagtgtagataagAGTGTGTGTacaggaggctggtgtccgtgatgcgctgggttgtgtccacaactctctgcagtttcttgtggtcctgagcagagcagttgccgtcccaagccatgatgcatccggataagatgctttctatggtgcatcaataaaagttggtgagggtcaatggggacgtgccaaatttctttagcctcctgaggaagtagaggcgctgatgagctttcttggccgtggcgtctacgtggttggactaggacaggctgttggtgatgttcactcccaggaacttgaagctctcaacccacttgacctcagcactgttgatgtagacaggagcatgtgcaccgccccctttcctgaagtcaatgaccagttcttctgttttgttgacagtgagggaaaggttgttgtcatgacaccatgtcactcggctctttatctccttcctatactctgactcatcattatttgagatctggctcaCTAcgatgatatcatctgcaaacttgtagatggagttagagcagaatctgacgacacggtcatgagtgtattgggagtagagttgggggctgaggacgcagccttgtggggcaccagtgttgagaataatcgtgccggatgtattgctgcctgtcctcactgattgcggtctgttggtcaggaggtcaAAGATAGGGGAGTGTTGAGTCCCAGAGTTTaatgtttgtttggaattatagtattggggGCAGAGCTGTAACCAATAAATGataatctaatgtaggtgtctttactgtccagatgctccagagatgagtgtaggcccagggagatggcatccgctgtagacctgtctcGCCGGTAGGCGAATCGCAGTAGTTCGAGTTTGTCTGTGAGGCTGGGAGCTaggagagagaggcggggaggtgtagggagggagggaggtgtaggGACGGAGGGAGCCCACAGCAACTCCCGTCGCCAAGTCGCTCCGTACACAGCTCCTTACCCAAGCACTGCTCCGTCGTGCGGACGTAGGGATCGGCAACCTCGGGGCCGACCGCGAGTTTGGGTCGACCTCGCACCTTGCACACGTCCTCGGAGGGGTTACTGTCTGCTCTCCTCAACTTATCTGCAGATCAACAtgttgggtgaggggtggaagcgATTGacggggtgaggtgagggaagGGGCTGGGGGAAGGATTTGGGGAGAAGGGGTTGAGGAAGGGTTGAGTGGAGAAAGttttgaggggggaaggggttgagGGGGAAGGGGTTTGCTGTGGTTGGGCAGgattgagggggggtgggggagtgtggagggggttgtggagggaagggtttggaggggggtgtggaggaggggagggtggagggagtgtgtggacgaggggaggggggtgtagggaaggggtgggggtggggaggaggtagggtggagggggtgtgtgtggtgggggttgCAGCAGAGGGGGTGTGGAGGATGGGAAGGTGTGGAGGACGTGTGCAGGGAAGGTGAAGGGGGTGTTTGTGGTGGGGACTGAGGCGGAGGGGGTTTCGAaggggaggggctggaggaggaggggagggtggaggggttgTGTGTGGagtggggtgtggtggagggTGTGTGGTGTTGCGGAGGGGGTGTGGCAGACAGGAGGGTGGAGGGGATGTGTGGAGGAAAggaggggggtgtggtggtgggtgtggtggaAGGGGGGACACTGAGGGAGAGGGGGCActgagggtgggggaaagggctgagtggggagggggtgatgagggagtggaggggcgatgaggggggagtgggggggcgcTGAAGGGGGGGGCgctgaagggggtgggggagcgcTGGGGGTAGTGGGGGCACTGAGGGGGGAGTTGAGGGTGGGGGgctgaggggagtgggggggctgctgaggggggctgaggggtgggggggctggggagtggggggggctGAGGGCTGGGGGAATGGGGGGCGGCTGAggggggctgaggggtgggggggctggggagtggggggggctgagggggagtgggggggcggctgaggggggatgaggggtggtggggaggctgggggggctgaggggtgggggggctgaGGGGGGCGGCTGAGGGGGAAGTGAGGGggggctgagggggtgggggggctgaaGGGGAATGGGGGGGCGGCTGGggggggctgaggggtggggggggctgaAGGGGGAATGGGGGGGCGGCTGGGGGGGGCGGCTGGGGGGGCTGAAGGGGGAATGGGGGGGCGGCTGGGGGGGGCTGAAGGGGGAATGGGGGGGCGGCTGGGGGGGGCGGCTGGGGGGCTGAAGGGGGAATGGGGGGGCGGCTGGGGGGGGCTGAGGGGGGCGGCTGAGGGGGGGCGGCTGAGGGGGGCCGGCTGAGGGGGGCCGGCTGAGGGGGGGCGGCTGAGGGGGGCCGGCTGAGGGGGGGCGGCTGAGGGGGGGCGGCTGAGGGGGGCCGGCTGAGGGGGGGCGGCTGAGGGGGGGCGGCTGAGGGGGGGCAACTGAGGGGGGGCAACTGAGGGGGggccaccccccacctccccccccactcgCCTCTGGCCGGCCGCCGCAGGCGACCCCCGAAGGGGTCCCGGTAGCCCAGCTGGGTGACGCCGAGCATCGCCATGGGCCTCCCTCCCGCCGCCGGGCGCGTCACCATGGCGACGGGAGGGGGGGCTCCTGTCGCGTCACAGACCCAACCCCCCTCTTCCCACCCCGACCACCCTCCACCAATCAGGGTCGGCCCCGGCGACGCGCCGACCAATCGGGAGTCTCCGCACATCCATCTCCCACCCACGACTCAGCCAATGGCGGCGCAGGATCGCCGCCC from Pristis pectinata isolate sPriPec2 chromosome X, sPriPec2.1.pri, whole genome shotgun sequence includes these protein-coding regions:
- the LOC127566885 gene encoding uncharacterized protein LOC127566885, encoding MCGDSRLVGASPGPTLIGGGWSGWEEGGWVCDATGAPPPVAMVTRPAAGGRPMAMLGVTQLGYRDPFGGRLRRPARDKLRRADSNPSEDVCKVRGRPKLAVGPEVADPYVRTTEQCLEETYFGKLPPICDTSIPLPEVPYHERSVEKFTLLKRLGSLPKAPNLIYREPLTTSQLYGWWLPPDPGEKLETKEPWTRSTRYPLVQSEMTRFVNRMMLTDPGFWLY